aaaatagTTTATATTTACTAAAACCCAAGAGGGATGGAACAATGGTGTCATTCCAGAATTTCATCTCAATTTTCATTTTAAGAAGCTCCTATCTTCAAATAAGCTTTCAGACCTAGGATGCCTGTTTTGTGTTGTGTGCAGATTTATTTAGCATGATGATTCTTTGTTTTTCTAGGTCACTAACAAGCATGTGAGTGATTCTCTCTCCTAATTCATGTGTTTGTTTGGTTTCCATATATATTTTCCTTATGTTAATAAGTTTTAACTGTCGTTCTCTGTTGTTTGCATATGGTGTAAATCAATGTTACTGGAGCTATAATCTGTAATCTTTTGAGCTGTATGAATGAAGATGTTCATCTTCTGTTTCAGTCCAAGTGATTATTACCTTGAAACCATTCTGCAGTGATCACACCAAATTTGGGTGAACAGTGGCCATGTCTCAGCGTATCACCTAAAACCAGTCTGTTCTGCAGACAGATTTTTATGCTTTTTTGGTTTATTTAAAATATGTTGCTCTTGGGGTGCAGAACCTTGTTACCAGAGCATCTGGGAACTGCAAACCCAGAATTTATGTCCCTTTTTTGAAGCAGCAGCACAGTAgattgcagagcagcagctctgaagccatGGTTTGTGGTTGTGGGTGATAAGCTGATATCCTGGTGTCCTCCTTGCTCAGCCAGGGggagcagcccctgcagggccTTATCTGTGCCTGAcactgcctgcacacaggccagGTGCaaaccagctgctctgtgcctggccCTGCATCATGTGCTGCTCAAAACATTCTGTTAGGAGCAGGAAATATTggttttattattaatttataatAGGTTTTGCCCCTGGGATTGGCTCAGGGTGCTGGTAATGCCAAGGCTGTGGGTTTGATCCCTGTATGGGGTGTTCACTttggagttggactcagtgatcctcaGGGGTCCCTCCCAACTTAAAATATTCTGTGgaattcattatttatttatttagtgtcCTTGCTATCTCTCCCCTCTCAGGATGATGAGTTGTGCTGTGTCTCCACAAATTTTGATTCTTTGCTGAACCCTTAATTACTTTATTACTTATTCCCAGTATCCTGTGAGTGACATCTCCTCTCCCTTCCCTTGCTGTCACAAAGGCTCAACCTTTCCCCCCCATCCCAACCAGTGTTTCCCCTTATTCTAACCAGTGTTTCCTTCCATCCCAACCAgtgtttccctccatcccaaCCAGTGTTTCCCCCCCATCCCAACCAgtgtttccctccatcccaaCCAGTGTTTCCCCCCCATCCCAACCAGTGTTTCCCCCCCATCCCAACCAGTGTTTCCCCCCCATCCCAACCAgtgtttccctccatcccaaCCAGTGTTTCCCCTTATTCTAACCAgtgtttccctccatcccaaccagtgtttccctccatcccaaCCAGTGTTTCCCCCATCCCAACCAGTGTTTCCTCCATCCCAACCAGTGTTTCCCCTTATTCTAACCAGTGTTTCCCCCCCCATCCCAACCAGTGTTTCCCCCCCATCCCAACCAGTGTTTCCCCCCCATCCCAACCAGTGGTTCCCCCCCATCCCAACCAGTGTTTCCCCCCATCCCAACCAGTGTTTCCCCTTATTCTAAGCAGTATTTCCCCCATCCCAACCAGTGTTTTCCCCCATCCCAACCAGTGTTTTCCCCCATCCCAACCAGTGTTTTCCCCCATCCCAACCAGTGTTTTCCCCCATCCCAACCAGTGTTTTCCCCCATCCCAACCAGTGTTTTCCCCCATCCCAACCAGTGTTTTCCCCCATCCCAACCAGTGTTCCCTCCATCCCAACCAgtgtttccctccatcccaaCCAGTGTTTCTTCCCCCGTCCCAAGCAGTTCCCCCCATTCCAACCAGTGTTTCCCCCCCATTCCAAGCAATGTTTCCCTCATCCCAACCAGTGTTCCCCCATCTCACAACCAGCATTTCTTCCCCCCATCCCAAGCAGTATTTTCCACCATCCCAAGcagcatttcccccatcccaaccAGCATTTCCCCCATTCCAACCAGCGTTTCCCCCATCCCACAACCTGTTTCTCCCCCCCATTCCCAGCAGTGTTCCCCCCATTCCAACCAGTGTTTCCCCTTACTCCAAGCAGTGTTTCCCCCATTCCAACCAGTCTTTCCCATTCCAAGCAGTGTTTCTTCCCCCCACTCCAACCAGTGTttccccccattcccccattccaagCAGTTTCTTTCCCCATTCCAAGCAGTTTCCTCCCCAATTCCAAGCAGTTTCCTCCCCATCTCAACCAGTGTTTCCCCCCATTCCAAGCAATATTTCCCCCATCCCAAGCAGTTTCCCCCACGTTCCAACCAATGTTTCTTCCCTCCATCCCAGCCAATGTTTGCCCCATTTCAACCAGTATTTCCCCCCGTCCCCGCCCATTCCAAGCAGTGTTCCCCCATTCCACAACCAGTGTGTCCCCTTATTCCAACCAGTATTTCCCCCCACTACAGCCAGTGTTTCCCTTCATTCTCCCCATCCCAAGCAGTTCCCCCTATTCCCCCCACTCCAACCAGTGTTTCCCCCCCCATCCCAACCAATGTTTCCCTCACTCCAAGCAGCATTTCCCCCCATTCCTAACCAGTGTTTCCCCCCATTCCTAACCAGTGTTTCCCCCCATTCCTAACCAGTGTTTCCCCCCATTCCTAACCAGTGTTTCCCTATTACCGTGCCTGAGTGGGtgcggctggtgatagagagacggtgaatcttgtttcttgatcagaaggcttgatttattaagatattatatataatacattatgactatactaatagaatatagagagaggtttgcagagctgctagctaagctaagaatagaaagaaagaatctaaaacaaagttgtgtccagggactcaatcccttagcttgcactggtgattggcccttaattataaacatagaaaatgagccaatcaaggtgaatcctattgcattccacagcagctgataacaattgtttaccttcccttctgacgcctctgccttccagaagacacagaaatctgaaagaaaggatttctgtggaaaaatgtctgcgacatttcCCCCCATTCCTAACCAGTGTTTCCCCCCATTCCTAACCAGCGTTTCCCCCCATTCCTAACCAGCGTTTCCCCCCATTCCTAACCAGCGTTTCCCCCCATTCCAACCAGTGTTTCCCCCCATTCCCAACCAGTGTTCCCCCCAGTGTTTCCCCCATCCCACAAGCAGTATTTCCCCCATTCCAAGCAGTGTTTCTTCCCCCCCATCCCACCCAGCATTCCCCCCATCCCACCCAGTGTTTCCCCAATAAATGATCTCTGCCAGGTGACTCCTCCAGTTTCACTGTGTGACATTCTTGATGAACTCTTCCTGTGATTCCTTTTTGGCAGCCCTAATGCAAAGGCTTTGTTCTCCCTGTGTTCTGTTTCTGACCAGTTCGGCAATACGTGCTACTGCAACTCCGTCTTGCAGGCCCTGTATTTCTGTCGGCCCTTTCGGGAAAAGGTTTTGGCCTACAAGGTGCAGCCTCGAAAGAAGGAAAGCCTCCTGACCTGCCTCTCTGATCTCTTCAACAGTATTGCCACACAAAAGAAGAAGGTGGGAGTCATCCCACCCAAGAAATTTATTTCCCGCTTGAGGAAGGAAAATGGTAAATGAGGAAATggtttttaaatgtgtttttaagGATGTAAAATGTTAAATTCAGGGAGGTTTTTTTTGAGTAAAAATTGTCAAGTTTGAACAGGTTTCTTGGAGATTTTTGTGGTGTGAAGTTCACCACCTGTGTGCTTGTCCTGTCTCAGTGTCTGTGTTTCTGGACTTGCACATGTCCAGATATTCCACCCTGGCATGGTGCTCCCTAGAGGAACAAAGCACACTGCAGGTCATTGCTCTCATGAACTCTCACAGGAGACCcagctgtgatggtgttcacaggggttcttggatgagggaagagatgaggatctgactccatgtttcagaggcttgatttattattttataatacatattacattaaaactatactaaaagaatagaagaaaaggtttcatcagaaggttagctaagaatagaaaggaaaggaatgataacaaaagcttctgtctcggacagagtttaagccagctgactgtgattgaccattaattacaaacaactctaTGACACCAATcatagatgcacctgttgcattccacagcagcagataaccattgtttacattttgttcctgaggcctctcagcttctcaggaggaaaaatcttcagAAAAAATCTTTATAAAAGATGTATGCAACACCGAGCCACTCACAGCCTGTTCCCTTGCATTTGTGGCAGGATGAATTCCTTAGGATCAGAACTGGTGGTAATTTCTCAGGGCTGTTTGGTGAGGACATTTCTGGCTCATTTGATTTTTTGACATTTGATTTCTCCTCTCTACTTGAACTTGAAAAGATAACAAACTTCCAGTAGGGGATTTTTGCCCCTTGGTGCTGGACTTAATGAATCAGTGGCCCAAGGCAACACATCTGAATTTCTTTATTCCTCTCCCTTtccaaagaaaagaaggaaaaaactacAAAAAGCCCCAAATCAATCATGGTTTCTTCAGTTCTAAGAAATGGCCAAGCTAAGTTTTCTTAGTGATATTTTTCAGCTGTTTGTTTCTTGCAACCTGAAGATAATCATTGAGGGAACAACAAAGTGCAATTCTCCCCAAACTCACCAGAGCTGTGTAACAGgggagaggagggaagggaaaaaaccacAGTGACCTGGTGTAGGAAGTGTCAGTAGTTGTTCACTCTCCTCCTGTCTCTCTTTCCAGAATTATTTGATAATTACATGCAGCAGGATGCACACGAATTCCTGAACTACCTACTGAACACTATTGCTGACTTGCTGCAAGAGGAGAAGAAGCAGGAGAAGCAGAATGGGAAGCTCCAGAATGGCAGCATTGAGAGTGAAGAAGGAGACAAGGCTGATCTGACGTGGGTCCATGAAATCTTCCAAGGAACACTAACCAATGAAACCAGATGTCTTAACTGTGAGGCTGTACGTGCACCACCAAACCACTCCTCCTTAGCTTTCTCCCAGCTCCTGGATTGGTTTCCCTAACACTGAGCACCCTTTTTCATTCATTAGGCTAGATGAAATTGCACTGTCTCTATTAAAATATGGAGCATAGCCTATTTTAGGACTCTATGTTCAAACCAGTGCTCATTAAGGTATGTTGCCCAGAAAAAGCCCAGTGTTTTCCCTGTTTCTCCTCCCTGTTTCCATTGAGGCAGCTGCACTTGGCTGGCCCAAGCTGCCTTTTTGTCTCCATGTTATTCCCTGTGTCAGTGGCTGAGAGTTTATATTGTGTTCCTACATGAGAGTTGCTCTTAATTTAACTCTGGCATGAACTGAGTTGCTTGAACTGGAATTCTGTGCTTGGTGCTGGTCCTTGGCCACTCTGTTTGAGAACAAAAAAAGTGGCATGAAGTCTAGAATTAGAACCACAGCACCTTCAGACCAGAGATTTGTAGTTTGTCATATGCTCTGATTTAAtagtgctaaaaaaaaaaaaagaaaacccagatggggagagaaataaaaaacccaagaagTGATTACAACAGAAAAGACTGCTCTTGGCATTTAAAATCTAAAGTTATGGCTATGTGATGAGGAGAAGCTCTAAAAATGACATTAATAGGATTCTGTCTCAAGGTTTTTGCAATGAAATGTGACTGTTCCACAAATGGAAGGATGGTTTTCCTCCCTGCTAACCCATTTAATTGAGGAGCCATCTGCCTGTTTCTGTCTTGCCTCTGAGTATTGACTGTTACACCCTGAAATgcagcagaaagctgcagcaggctgcagagaAAATGGAATGTGGTTAAAACCTCTccagtgagagctctgggtggtTAAACCTGGCTCTGCCAGTGAAATAATCAGAAATGCCTTCAAGTCTCAAGGGGGAAGAGATGTTTCATGAGGAAGTATTTGggtttttgtgcttttttccatgggtttttggctttgttttgttgctttttttaatGCTCCTCTTCAGATTTTAACACCACATCAGACTATTTAATCACTTGTAGTTTACCTCAAGAAAAGGCCTCTTTGTGTGCGTGtacatttatttttaatcacATTGCACCACTCCAGCATTGGATAAAAGAAATCTGCCAGCTCTAAATTGTTACCAAATATCTATTATTTTCTTTCAAGGTTAGTAGCAAAGATGAAGACTTTCTGGACCTCTCGGTTGATGTGGAACAAAATACATCAATTACACATTGTCTAAGGTAAACAGAATTCTTTGGGAATGGAAAAAATACCTGCCCTGGTCAGAAGGAAAGAGCCTGGATTAGTTATTCTCTGTAGGCTTTGACATGAGGTAAAATATTGTGAGTTTTGGAAGGTTTTAGTAGTTAATAAATACTAGTGGCAGATAAGATtgattttttactttcttttatgGAGATTTGAATTTGTTACATCACACAGCCAGGCTTTATCAAAAATAAACATGCACTGTTTGTTTTCACAATAAATTCTTGATTATTTTCATATTCTTATTGAATTTCAGTGCCTGGCCCTGATGTTAAGGGTCAGCTTGGTTTTTCCTGGTAGACATTTGCTCCATGTGTTTGTCTGCTGGATCCAAGGCTTATCAGCTGCTTGGATATTTAATTAGCATCCAGCATCTGGCTATTTAATAGCTGATAATGGATCTCTAATTGCTGGGAGCTGAAGGATCATCCAGACTTTGCTACTTAATGACTGGAGATGTGAACATTTAATTTCTGCCACTAAAGAAAACATGGAATGGCTACtgatggaaacaaaactcagtcACCTTCTTGCTGTTTATTACCTTTCCTAGCCAGAAAATGGGCAGTTAATAGTGCAAATTCCAGATTTTTCCAGCTGAACATTGATGCTGCATCCCAGGAATGAGACAAATACACATCAAATTTCTCTGGGAGCACCATGAATGAAAGGAGCTTCATCCTCTgtgtgttgtttggggtttttttcagcattttcagCCTGGATGCTCTGGAATATCCCTGCTTATGCCACTCTCTGATTTCCACAGGGGATTTAGTAACACTGAAACTCTATGCAGTGAATACAAATACTATTGTGAGCAGTGCCGAAGCAAACAGGAGGCACAGAAGAGGTAAGGGCCAAACATTCAGCCTGAGGGAGATGTTCTCTTTACATTTCTGGGCAAATTCTGGTGAATTCAGGCAAAGAAAAGGTGAGGTTGTCTAGGTCTGTGTTTGGTGAAGAAGTGAAGAGACCGAGTAACTTCATGGCAGCCTCGTCATGAGGAGATTCATTCTGTGTTTCTCCCTGAAGAGTTTCTATCTGCTCTTTCCAGACATCCACATTTTCCCCAGTTAGCATTAATCAGCTTAAAGCTACTGGAAAACATCCCATCTGCTTCGTCTGGGAGCACTGGGTACAAAAAATCTTATTTCTCCCCTCAGACTTGGTCACAGCCAGAGCAGCAACACAGATTTATTCCAGCTCTTTCTTCCCACTGATGGGTGAAAAGTTGAGGTTTTCCTGCAGTTGTTTTGCATTCAGATGTCAGTTGTGCTgttaataatttggaataaatgtTGCCTGTTCTCactaagagagaaaaaaaagatttttttatacTATCAATATTTTGGATTATATGAGATTCGTTTTATGGCGCTTCCTCATAAGGAAGATATTCTTGAACAAATCTTTGTCTGGAGTGATTTGCTAACCCTTACCCTTTATTTCCCACATTTCTGTGCTCCAGAATGAGGGTGAAGAAGCTGCCCATGATCCTGGCTCTGCACTTGAAGAGGTTCAAGTACATGGACCAGCTGCACCGCTACACCAAGCTGTCCTACAGGGTGGTGTTCCCCCTGGAGCTGAGGCTCTTCAACACCTCGGGGGATGCCACCAACCCTGACAGGATGTACGACCTGGTGGCCGTGGTGGTGCACTGTGGCAGGTACCTCTGCACATCCCCTGCCTTGCCCTGCAATTCTGAGGGAATCTCTCATCCCTCTGCTGCTTTATAACACTGCTTGGTAATGCAGGAGATGGTTGGCTGGTAGTATTTTGGTTCTTTAAAAAATGTCTGTGTTTTTACTAGGTTTTTTGctattttaaattttatgttGCATCTTTTACTGTCACTTTCTCTGAgtttggattgaaggcacttgaggaggtagttcatgttcagacgtgtttattatttcttatcagtaaaacagcctCACAAtcatgagttctgcagcttttcattagtaGGCACAAAATAGCTaactgtctcttgttacaaggtcatTTAATACTAAACTATCCAATTTAGAAAGAACACctaatttattttcccttttaacccaataactggtCCCTGTAAGTcagcaatgcagacttttctgtccaattacaaaacatcacccaaacccatgaagtaggaagaagaaggtaaagaagaacaacctgcctccaccctaaaacctccattttgcttcatatttatttctatattctaaaatcCCAAACTctgagttttccaccctgtgacattacacacttctaaccaactccacacccacagtcccagtgctatcaatcaattttggaagtTTTCCCCACAgtctcaggtcaatgcagtgttctcttgtggctctgtgcctttcagcacagaaaagttaaaattctcagcatccagagtTCCAACATTTTActattttaaattttactttaCAGGTTCAGATTTGTCATTTTGTGTCATCAGCACAGTGGCACATCAGACAAGTTCTTTCTTTGAGCTGTAGCAAAGAAcaatcattaaaaaaacccaaaacaacaaaacccccaccCCTAACTCGGCTTTCCAGGAAATCTAAATGGAACAAAAAGAAATCTTGGAAAAACACCTACTGGAATagaattaaattatatttttcatcTTGCTGCTGCCCAAACCCTTGATGTTTCTTTAGAAGCTGGTGCCATCATGTGGAATAAATTGTGCACTGCTGGGTTTCTAAAATATCCTTAttttcttaattaaattttaGTTTTAGCAGCTTCAGTTCTGGTTTTAAAAGCAAAGAGGAAAAGACTTCTAAGCATTTTAGGAGAAAAAGCCCTCATGgaagggaaaaaatatttctaactGCCTTCAGGAAGTGTGAGTTTTAAAATAACCAGTTATTACAGCACATAAATGCTTTGAAATATCTTTGTGAGGAGAAAAATGCTAATAATGCATAAATTTATTATAAATAAACTTCATATAATTCTAGAAGGTTTTTGTTGTGCAGTTATagttatatataatttttattattttaggatCTCATGCAATGCATTTTCTTGTGTAGTTTTTATTTATCTACACTTACATGTTTGGATAATGGTGATTAATAATTCAGATTATTAAAtggttttcctttctttcctcaaACCTTTTATCCTATATGGGGCTTTTAGGATTCCTGTAACTCACCTGCTCTCAGTTCTTACCAGGAATTTACCAAAGGCTtgagaaaaatgagattttgtgAATATTTTGAGTTCTCAGAACTTGTTTGAAATACTTTGCACATAGGGTTTTACTTCAGTTTAAATTTAAATTAGGTTTAAATTTAAGTTTAAATTTAGTTTTATTTAGTTGCCCTAAACAAAGGAATTCCATTCTGTGAATTGGAAACTTCCACCAGAAAAGTGGGAAGAGCTCTCCCAGAAGTCAGGTTAAACCACACTGAGAACTAAAGGAATTCCTGCtgtgaaataaaatatttcagagcTGATTTAATTCAAAACTTCAATTTTAAGTGAAAATACTCAGCAGTGCTGAATGCAACACAACAGagattgaaatatttttaatttgctttttaaaatctatGAATGAGGATATGAAATATTTACAGCATCGTGTGTTTTGAACATTTTAATTGGAGCAATTTGGCAAAAAATCAAAAACTTGCCCAGAGGAAAGCTGGGCAGTGGAGCTGGGAGAGCagaggtggttttggggagggCAGTGGCTCCTGGTTGATAAATTTGCAATTCCTTTTCCTGCAGTGGCCCCAACCGTGGGCACTACATCACCATTGTGAAGAGCCACGGCTTCTGGCTGCTCTTTGATGATGACATTGTAGAGGTGGGTAACAAAAGAacaacaaaacaccccaaaactctCATTGCAGCCCATTTCTAGGCTCCTCTCCATTGCTAACTTGCATTTCCTTGCTGCACTTAAGAGCCTCTCGCTTTTTTTTGAGTCACTTTTCAGCCACAAATTGTAATAGCAAAATATTTTTAGTGATGATGTTGAAACAGCTCAAGcaaatttttccttttctgccAACATATCTGTAAAGGCTGATATCCACAATATTTATACATCCATGGATTTCACCTAATTATTAAGCAAATATCAAACAACATAGAACAAAtgccacagcagagctgcttttTGTAAAGATGAAAATGCTTTGTTTGTCTTGGAGATGCCATGGTCAAGGCCTGATTAAGTGTCTAAATAGCAACATCCATGCTTGTGTTGAAATAAAAATGTAGGACATTCCccatttttaattgtttttgatCTTTGCATGGCTTTGAGCATCAGGGGTGACTCCTCAGTGTGTGTGGCTGTGAGCAGTtccctttttcctattttttatatttttggggtaattttccTCTGTTTCTGTCCTAGAAATAGAAACA
The nucleotide sequence above comes from Melospiza melodia melodia isolate bMelMel2 chromosome 16, bMelMel2.pri, whole genome shotgun sequence. Encoded proteins:
- the LOC134425584 gene encoding ubiquitin carboxyl-terminal hydrolase 12-like encodes the protein MEALVTVRRLAAVCTMGANASALEKEIGPEQFPVNEHYFGLVNFGNTCYCNSVLQALYFCRPFREKVLAYKVQPRKKESLLTCLSDLFNSIATQKKKVGVIPPKKFISRLRKENELFDNYMQQDAHEFLNYLLNTIADLLQEEKKQEKQNGKLQNGSIESEEGDKADLTWVHEIFQGTLTNETRCLNCEAVSSKDEDFLDLSVDVEQNTSITHCLRGFSNTETLCSEYKYYCEQCRSKQEAQKRMRVKKLPMILALHLKRFKYMDQLHRYTKLSYRVVFPLELRLFNTSGDATNPDRMYDLVAVVVHCGSGPNRGHYITIVKSHGFWLLFDDDIVEKIDAQAIEEFYGLTSDISKNSESGYILFYQSRD